One stretch of Haladaptatus sp. R4 DNA includes these proteins:
- a CDS encoding RimK family alpha-L-glutamate ligase: MLDLAVAYRQETFERIREPLAERGIRVRHVRSEQRTFDLESPPWTPDEFDVGFVYPSRMMEGGVVDGLLSVPWVNGREAVLTSRNKGGVIARLGRAGIPVPKTVVVSNPVDEGDLRDVFGRFDSPVVVKPNSTTRGTGIAKVDDLDSFLGVIDYLNLVHDYRATGDKSFLVQEYLPNAVDYRAMIVDGEYVGAVERRLPEEALDAGRWKHNVHRGAQARGVSLPDEYREIAEQAAETLGIRFCGVDLLALDDRVVVNETNARPTIDEETKYENGLYDRLAELVRTTRR; encoded by the coding sequence ATGCTGGATTTGGCGGTTGCGTACCGACAGGAGACGTTCGAGCGAATCCGCGAACCGCTCGCGGAGCGGGGGATTCGAGTTCGACACGTTCGGAGCGAGCAACGGACGTTCGACCTCGAATCCCCGCCGTGGACGCCCGACGAGTTCGACGTGGGATTCGTCTATCCGTCACGGATGATGGAGGGCGGCGTGGTCGATGGGTTGCTCTCGGTCCCGTGGGTGAACGGCCGCGAGGCGGTCCTCACCTCCCGAAACAAGGGCGGCGTCATCGCGCGACTCGGAAGGGCGGGAATTCCCGTCCCGAAGACGGTCGTGGTCTCGAATCCCGTCGATGAGGGAGACCTCCGCGACGTCTTCGGGCGGTTCGATTCGCCGGTCGTGGTGAAACCCAACTCGACGACGCGCGGGACGGGCATCGCAAAAGTGGACGACTTGGACTCGTTCCTCGGAGTGATCGATTACCTGAATCTCGTTCACGACTACCGGGCGACGGGAGACAAATCGTTTCTCGTGCAGGAGTATCTCCCGAACGCCGTCGATTATCGGGCGATGATCGTCGATGGGGAGTACGTCGGCGCCGTCGAGCGCCGACTCCCGGAGGAGGCGCTGGATGCCGGACGCTGGAAACACAACGTCCACCGAGGGGCACAAGCACGTGGCGTCTCCCTACCGGACGAGTATCGTGAGATCGCTGAACAGGCGGCGGAGACGCTCGGAATTCGGTTCTGTGGTGTCGATTTGCTCGCCCTCGACGACCGTGTCGTCGTCAACGAGACGAACGCACGACCGACGATAGACGAAGAAACGAAGTACGAAAATGGGTTGTACGACCGCCTCGCCGAACTCGTCCGAACTACTCGACGCTGA